A window from Hymenobacter volaticus encodes these proteins:
- a CDS encoding S8 family serine peptidase: MRLLSFVSLAGLLVASALTPVLAQTASGSTAAKARKHLVYFRDKAGTPFTVSRPQDFLSARAITRRTRQSIPVLPRDLPVTPNYVAQVKAVPGATVWYTSRWFNAVVVNCDSATLTTIQALPFVRATQTVNRTTAAVTPLKYTELPAETNQQRPSANPVYGTAYQQANMIGAVTMHNAGFRGEGIQIAVFDDGFPGVNQSAPFASLRTDGRIADTYNFVDRNVNVYGRDSHGTNTLSTLAANQTGVFIGTAPKATYRLYITEEYERENPIEEVNWLVAAERADSAGVDIISSSLGYNTFDISYANYSYANLNGRTAISTRAATVAARVGMIVVNSIGNDGLRSGPSLLAPSDADSILTAGAVDSLRNYSARSSKGPSADNRIKPDLATQGVQAAVIGVNGQPGRNDGTSFSCPILAGMVAGFWQANPTLTAQQVIGFLQRSGSQFTTPDNLRGYGIPNFVLAYSLANPGVPLATSNRATTNGQLVVYPNPANGSELYLQLTPAFRALPLQVRFYDARGALVAEHQLPATTATEVRLPTASLAKGVYSCDVQAGAKVQRSVRFIRQ; encoded by the coding sequence ATGCGCCTTCTTTCTTTTGTTTCACTTGCCGGGCTACTCGTGGCTTCGGCCCTGACGCCAGTTCTGGCGCAAACCGCTTCGGGTAGTACGGCCGCCAAAGCGCGCAAGCATTTGGTGTATTTTCGTGATAAAGCGGGCACGCCTTTCACCGTAAGCCGGCCCCAAGATTTCCTTTCTGCGCGGGCTATTACGCGCCGCACTCGCCAAAGCATTCCGGTGCTGCCCCGCGACTTGCCCGTAACGCCCAACTACGTTGCGCAAGTGAAAGCAGTGCCGGGTGCAACCGTCTGGTATACTTCGCGCTGGTTCAATGCCGTGGTGGTTAACTGCGACTCTGCCACGCTGACCACCATACAAGCGCTGCCTTTCGTGCGCGCTACCCAAACCGTGAACCGGACAACGGCTGCTGTCACACCGCTCAAGTACACCGAGTTGCCCGCCGAAACCAACCAACAGCGCCCTTCGGCCAACCCAGTCTACGGCACCGCTTATCAGCAGGCGAATATGATTGGAGCCGTGACCATGCACAACGCTGGCTTCCGGGGTGAAGGCATACAGATTGCCGTGTTCGACGACGGCTTTCCAGGCGTGAATCAGTCGGCGCCGTTTGCTTCGTTGCGCACTGACGGCCGCATTGCTGATACCTACAACTTCGTGGACCGTAACGTCAACGTGTATGGGCGCGATAGTCACGGTACCAATACGCTTTCCACGCTGGCAGCTAACCAAACTGGTGTTTTCATTGGCACTGCTCCCAAGGCCACGTATCGGCTTTATATCACGGAGGAATATGAAAGAGAAAATCCAATTGAAGAAGTGAACTGGTTGGTGGCCGCTGAGCGAGCTGACTCCGCGGGCGTCGATATCATTAGTTCGTCGCTGGGCTACAACACCTTCGATATATCGTATGCTAATTACTCGTACGCCAACTTGAACGGCCGGACAGCCATTTCTACGCGAGCGGCCACTGTCGCGGCTCGGGTGGGCATGATAGTCGTCAATTCGATAGGTAACGATGGCTTACGCAGTGGTCCAAGCCTGTTGGCGCCGTCGGATGCGGATTCTATTTTGACTGCTGGCGCCGTCGATTCGTTGCGCAACTATTCCGCCCGTAGTTCAAAAGGGCCAAGTGCTGATAACCGCATAAAGCCCGACCTGGCGACGCAGGGTGTGCAGGCAGCCGTGATAGGGGTGAATGGACAGCCGGGACGTAACGATGGCACTTCGTTTTCCTGCCCAATATTAGCGGGTATGGTGGCGGGCTTCTGGCAAGCCAATCCCACACTCACGGCGCAACAGGTTATCGGCTTTCTACAGCGTTCCGGCTCGCAATTCACTACCCCCGACAACTTGCGAGGCTATGGCATCCCAAATTTCGTACTAGCCTACAGCTTAGCTAATCCGGGTGTGCCGTTGGCGACCAGCAACCGCGCTACTACCAACGGCCAGCTTGTGGTATATCCCAATCCGGCAAATGGCAGCGAGTTGTACTTGCAACTCACACCTGCTTTCCGAGCCCTGCCGCTCCAAGTGCGTTTCTATGATGCGCGCGGTGCCTTGGTGGCCGAGCATCAACTACCTGCTACCACTGCCACGGAAGTGCGCTTGCCAACAGCCTCACTTGCCAAGGGCGTGTATAGCTGCGATGTGCAGGCGGGTGCAAAAGTGCAGCGTAGCGTGCGGTTCATCAGGCAGTAG
- a CDS encoding GNAT family N-acetyltransferase, producing the protein MLHLTRATSENLDFRELVQLLDQDLRIRDGDESAFYAQFNKINKINHVVVAYQNDQPVGCGAFKEFNQELVEIKRMFVLPAYRGQGVAQAVLGELEQWANELHYSGYVLETGKKQPEAIRLYQKSGYKIIPNYGQYANVENSVCMQK; encoded by the coding sequence ATGCTACACCTCACCCGAGCTACTTCTGAAAACCTTGATTTTCGAGAGTTGGTCCAGCTGCTTGATCAAGACTTAAGAATACGCGACGGAGACGAGTCTGCCTTTTATGCCCAATTCAACAAGATCAACAAAATCAACCACGTCGTAGTAGCGTATCAAAACGACCAACCCGTGGGCTGCGGGGCATTCAAGGAATTCAACCAGGAGTTAGTGGAAATAAAACGCATGTTTGTGTTGCCCGCATACCGGGGGCAGGGAGTTGCACAGGCGGTACTCGGTGAACTGGAACAGTGGGCAAACGAATTGCACTACTCTGGCTACGTTTTGGAAACTGGCAAAAAGCAGCCCGAAGCTATCCGGCTCTATCAGAAAAGCGGCTACAAGATTATTCCGAATTACGGACAGTATGCCAACGTGGAGAATAGCGTGTGCATGCAGAAATAG
- a CDS encoding LysR family transcriptional regulator encodes MNLDQVRYFLRLADKLHFWQTAEHLNMTQSSLSRHIQSLESELGFRLFERNQRSVRLTAAGQLLQGEWQRLLPELEAVQRHAQQISAGEVGSLRIGHIGAVAHAWLPKLLTGFTARYPLVQLELIEVIATESEQRLLTFQVDLGVWRHPAGSPALASEQLFLEPLALVVPDHHWLREEAFTSLADLRQERFVLPALNGDSPYVRVLGQLFAQYGYQPQLTIASDFGATILSLVAAGLGISVLPMSYAGSPMQGLRFIELPHHSPVFMVWRHDDRSAVLQHLLAEARQLKGVLYRAAY; translated from the coding sequence ATGAACCTAGATCAGGTACGCTACTTTCTGCGCTTAGCAGATAAGCTCCATTTCTGGCAGACAGCGGAACACCTCAACATGACGCAGTCATCGTTGAGCCGCCACATTCAGAGCCTTGAGAGTGAGTTAGGGTTTCGTCTATTCGAGCGCAATCAGCGCTCCGTGCGCCTGACAGCGGCCGGGCAACTGCTGCAAGGGGAGTGGCAGCGGTTATTGCCGGAGTTAGAAGCGGTGCAACGACACGCGCAGCAAATTAGCGCCGGCGAGGTGGGTAGCTTGCGTATTGGGCACATCGGGGCAGTAGCTCACGCATGGCTACCTAAGCTGCTGACCGGCTTTACGGCGCGCTACCCGCTGGTGCAGTTGGAACTCATCGAGGTAATTGCTACGGAATCGGAGCAGCGCTTGCTCACCTTCCAAGTGGACCTGGGCGTGTGGCGGCATCCGGCGGGAAGTCCGGCTTTGGCTTCGGAGCAGCTTTTCCTAGAGCCGCTGGCCTTGGTAGTGCCCGACCACCATTGGCTTCGGGAGGAAGCGTTTACCTCACTGGCTGATTTGCGCCAAGAGCGGTTTGTGTTGCCGGCCCTGAACGGTGATTCGCCCTACGTGCGGGTTCTTGGGCAGCTGTTTGCGCAGTACGGCTATCAGCCGCAACTCACTATTGCCTCTGACTTTGGGGCCACTATTCTAAGTTTAGTGGCGGCCGGTTTGGGTATATCGGTGCTGCCAATGTCATACGCTGGCAGCCCGATGCAAGGCTTGCGGTTCATAGAGTTGCCGCATCATTCGCCGGTATTTATGGTGTGGCGGCACGATGATCGGTCAGCGGTACTCCAGCATTTACTGGCCGAGGCGCGGCAGTTGAAGGGTGTGCTGTACCGAGCAGCTTACTAG
- a CDS encoding YeiH family protein, whose product MCCSHAATDSKLPAAPIAEASYSHFFRRFHTPYAVLGHDLTLRQGVFALFFVFCLTPWASPPMALALGLLLAQTLGNPFSTHTRRLTQKLLQFSVIGLGFGMNAQAAVAAGKEGVLFTVASISGTLLLGYFIGKWLGLGRQVVHLISCGTAICGGSAIAAVGPVLRAKDEEMSVALGTVFVLNALALFAFPPIGHILAMTQNQFGLWCAIAIHDTSSVVGAAAAYGDQALQVATTVKLARALWIIPVSVGTALLFKQQGVKVKIPYFILGFVAAMLLNTFVPVAKPLGPVLVQLAKIGLTATLFFIGAGLSVKVVRSVGIRPYILGVLLWLVISTASLFVILHAA is encoded by the coding sequence ATGTGCTGCTCTCATGCCGCCACCGATTCCAAGCTACCGGCTGCACCTATTGCTGAAGCTTCCTACTCCCACTTTTTTCGCCGCTTTCACACGCCTTACGCGGTATTGGGGCATGACCTCACCTTGCGCCAGGGCGTGTTTGCCTTGTTCTTCGTCTTTTGCTTGACGCCCTGGGCTTCGCCTCCGATGGCTTTGGCGCTGGGGCTCCTGCTAGCTCAAACGCTGGGCAATCCTTTCTCCACTCATACGCGCCGCCTGACGCAGAAATTGCTGCAGTTCTCGGTTATCGGGCTAGGCTTTGGCATGAACGCGCAAGCGGCGGTGGCGGCTGGAAAAGAAGGTGTCTTGTTTACCGTAGCTTCTATTTCGGGAACCTTGCTGTTAGGCTACTTCATTGGCAAGTGGCTAGGGCTGGGCCGACAGGTAGTGCATCTGATTTCGTGCGGCACTGCCATTTGCGGAGGCTCCGCCATTGCGGCCGTAGGACCGGTGCTCCGGGCCAAAGACGAAGAAATGTCGGTAGCACTTGGTACTGTGTTCGTGCTCAATGCCCTAGCACTATTTGCTTTTCCGCCCATTGGGCATATTCTGGCCATGACGCAGAACCAGTTCGGCCTCTGGTGCGCCATTGCCATCCACGACACCAGTTCGGTGGTTGGAGCAGCGGCAGCCTACGGCGACCAAGCCTTGCAAGTAGCTACCACCGTGAAGCTAGCCCGCGCCCTCTGGATCATCCCCGTATCAGTTGGCACGGCTCTGCTCTTCAAGCAGCAAGGCGTCAAGGTCAAGATTCCGTATTTCATTCTCGGCTTCGTTGCTGCCATGCTACTCAATACATTCGTGCCCGTAGCCAAGCCGCTAGGGCCGGTGCTGGTGCAGCTAGCCAAGATTGGCCTGACGGCGACCCTATTCTTTATTGGGGCCGGTTTGTCGGTCAAGGTGGTGCGCTCCGTGGGAATACGGCCTTATATATTAGGAGTGTTGCTCTGGCTTGTTATTTCTACAGCTTCGCTCTTCGTGATCTTGCACGCGGCATAA